A region from the Hylaeus volcanicus isolate JK05 chromosome 6, UHH_iyHylVolc1.0_haploid, whole genome shotgun sequence genome encodes:
- the LOC128878792 gene encoding uncharacterized protein LOC128878792 isoform X1, translated as MIVDTSRQLGGILYTRRSSKSKSKMQLSATVMIAILVSCHAFMRGGVEAAQRNMDIENYDKNGMLVGFLEKFKDILKTGNSEFGIPVLDPLQVNHVNVNLNEKELIELSASLDNLRGVGLSAYTVNQGDFKLVGFQANISLTWSEMNLMTRYNVANGKIVDTISFYGDGIIAAVVKGLTVDAVVHLGISEEKKIYVKNLALHVHLKELDFKITGLYNDAEMSKLVSTIASEITPQLIEDYQDNLMAYVTPSVVKMMNTSLKDLTIQKLLDIINGKS; from the exons ATGATCGTCGATACAAGTCGACAACTCGGTGGCATACTTTATACGCGTCGGTCATCAAAATCGAAATC AAAAATGCAACTGTCCGCAACGGTGATGATTGCGATCTTGGTCTCTTGCCATGCTTTTATGCGCGGCGGAGTCGAAGCGGCGCAAC GAAACATGGATATTGAGAATTATGATAAGAATGGAATGCTCGTTGGATTTCTGGAAAAATTCAAGGATATTTTAAAGACCGGAAATTCGGAATTTGGCATTCCCGTTCTCGATCCTCTTCAGGTGAACCACGTCAACGTCAACTTGAACGAAAAAGAGTTAATCGA ATTGTCAGCTTCGTTGGATAACCTTCGTGGGGTCGGTTTGTCCGCCTATACGGTGAATCAGGGCGATTTCAAGCTTGTTGGATTTCAAGCAAATATCAGTCTCACGTGGAGCGAGATGAATCTTATGACCAGATACAACGTTGCGAATGGAAAAATCGTCGACACTATATCCTTCTACGGAGACGGAATTATCGC GGCTGTCGTTAAGGGTCTCACGGTAGATGCAGTCGTACACTTGGGCATATCcgaggagaaaaaaatatatgttaaaaaCCTCGCGTTGCACGTTCATCTGAAAGAACTTGAC TTCAAAATCACCGGATTGTACAACGACGCAGAAATGTCCAAACTCGTGAGCACCATCGCATCCGAAATAACGCCACAACTGATCGAAGACTATCAAGACAACCTGATGGCGTATGTGACACCGTCAGTTGTCAAAATGATGAATACATCTTTGAAGGACCTGACGATTCAGAAACTATTAGATATAATCAACGGTAAATCATGA
- the LOC128878792 gene encoding uncharacterized protein LOC128878792 isoform X2, which produces MQLSATVMIAILVSCHAFMRGGVEAAQRNMDIENYDKNGMLVGFLEKFKDILKTGNSEFGIPVLDPLQVNHVNVNLNEKELIELSASLDNLRGVGLSAYTVNQGDFKLVGFQANISLTWSEMNLMTRYNVANGKIVDTISFYGDGIIAAVVKGLTVDAVVHLGISEEKKIYVKNLALHVHLKELDFKITGLYNDAEMSKLVSTIASEITPQLIEDYQDNLMAYVTPSVVKMMNTSLKDLTIQKLLDIINGKS; this is translated from the exons ATGCAACTGTCCGCAACGGTGATGATTGCGATCTTGGTCTCTTGCCATGCTTTTATGCGCGGCGGAGTCGAAGCGGCGCAAC GAAACATGGATATTGAGAATTATGATAAGAATGGAATGCTCGTTGGATTTCTGGAAAAATTCAAGGATATTTTAAAGACCGGAAATTCGGAATTTGGCATTCCCGTTCTCGATCCTCTTCAGGTGAACCACGTCAACGTCAACTTGAACGAAAAAGAGTTAATCGA ATTGTCAGCTTCGTTGGATAACCTTCGTGGGGTCGGTTTGTCCGCCTATACGGTGAATCAGGGCGATTTCAAGCTTGTTGGATTTCAAGCAAATATCAGTCTCACGTGGAGCGAGATGAATCTTATGACCAGATACAACGTTGCGAATGGAAAAATCGTCGACACTATATCCTTCTACGGAGACGGAATTATCGC GGCTGTCGTTAAGGGTCTCACGGTAGATGCAGTCGTACACTTGGGCATATCcgaggagaaaaaaatatatgttaaaaaCCTCGCGTTGCACGTTCATCTGAAAGAACTTGAC TTCAAAATCACCGGATTGTACAACGACGCAGAAATGTCCAAACTCGTGAGCACCATCGCATCCGAAATAACGCCACAACTGATCGAAGACTATCAAGACAACCTGATGGCGTATGTGACACCGTCAGTTGTCAAAATGATGAATACATCTTTGAAGGACCTGACGATTCAGAAACTATTAGATATAATCAACGGTAAATCATGA
- the LOC128879057 gene encoding E3 ubiquitin-protein ligase HECW2-like has protein sequence MPTEVNIGDSAFGKDNGEDESRERSVALLTVSTSSQEPSATVKHVETNATRNGNKAFTSSIRNDTFIEQTENAALPLHSNCMPTENGLQGEASSCRQEVTDEIDDNSTVHALEEQNSYPESKCNKENAILKTVACTTSASVSENEDNSSISCKLSSEIMQSTNQRLASLPHKNLTRKKCFLANTENSTGKIASISEQLPLSSRNMIRKKQFFSRDLQSTSTESQYEQNTRDQRNNNDDNVFGGNDKDSCTRDCGLELVDLESLASCSFDKRFSGNSRDSCIRDCGLELVDLESLASCSFDQRSQFQSTSTNEGHSNIVNAHKPLSLAENNNKSTCENLSKFNQAGTSYSPAFKIVPKPRNALAELAHCNDSTRKPCKLPILENIHGTASAQQIEFEENAVSLLEPSSTKQVRLEEAQGIEIEPHRSSNSSDGSNSDTESQQAVLGRNGTKKRPCDTNGVVTKEGVEYYQLWRSTGGFSSPERLYETLYPSPPPLPPRTMHKLLHRSNAGPPELPKRHLQKYPAPLHPEDCFGFEIVDVDEASNSKSRTAVTKTIALLSSPRAHRPLERPETGLTNQLECPPTPTHRPKPLRPLPMCQTSNVPLSSEEPLPPSWEARIDSHGRVFYIDHVNRTTTWQRPTLTTRNTGCDLRRQQLDRRYQSVRRTISRPDNIDREPSSSQHANGNNFENAERSSAERTERNEPEPFDINTSPPVLFLTRPDFFTELHTNVEAMEVYNRNPSLKHMINRVRRDTAVFPRYEHNKDLVALINFFADPAKELPRGYESKLDRTGKRFFICHARKATSYIDPRLPTEPAHARTLLDEAPVPPPRPQQSAITTTPDIPVAYNDKVVAFLRQPNIMDILKERHSALGQNIALREKVNTIRIEGSTALQRLGHDVPLALLLSLFEQEIMSYVPGNVGRSPLGSPHASPGLTRASARAPAPYRRDFEAKLRTFYRKLESKGYGQGPGKLKLHIRREHLLEDAFTRIMAASKKDLQKGKLVVMFDHEEGLDYGGPSREFFFHLSRELFNPYYGLFEYSANDTYTVQVSPMSAFVDNYHDWFRFSGRVLGLALVHQYLLDAFFTRPFYKALLRIPASLSDLESLDQEFHQSLMWIKEKDISIEPLELTFSVTEELLGRVAERELKPGGRNIAVTEKNKKEYLERVVRWRLERGVAEQTESLVRGFYEVVDPRLVSVFDARELELVIAGAAEIDLNDWRTHTEYRSGYHDAHPVVEWFWSSISRFTNEQRLRLLQFVTGTSSIPYEGFAALRGSTGPRKFCIEKWGRPNSLPRAHTCFNRLDLPPYPTPEILYEKLLLAVEETNTFGIE, from the exons ATGCCAACCGAGGTTAACATCGGCGATTCAGCTTTTGGGAAAGACAATGGAGAAGATGAATCCAGAGAACGATCCGTTGCGTTATTAACAGTTAGTACATCCAGTCAGGAGCCTTCAGCTACGGTGAAACATGTGGAAACAAACGCTACAAGAAATGGTAATAAAGCATTTACGTCTAGTATTCGAAATGATACTTTTATAGAACAAACTGAAAATGCCGCATTACCGTTACATTCAAATTGTATGCCAACTGAAAATGGTTTGCAAGGAGAAGCATCTTCTTGTCGACAAGAAGTAACGGACGAAATAGACGATAATAGTACGGTACACGCCCTCGAAGAACAAAACTCTTATCCCGAAtcaaaatgtaataaagaaaatgcaattttaaagACTGTTGCGTGTacaacgtcggcgtcggttaGCGAAAATGAAGATAATAGCAGCATTTCGTGTAAACTAAGTAGCGAAATTATGCAAAGCACGAATCAGAGGCTCGCATCGTTGCCTCATAAGAATTTAACAAGGAAAAAGTGCTTTCTAGCTAATACCGAAAACAGTACTGGAAAAATAGCAAGTATCTCGGAACAATTACCTTTATCCTCCAGAAATATGAtcagaaagaaacaattttttagcaGAGATTTACAATCTACTAGTACAGAATCTCAGTACGAACAAAATACAAGAGACCAACGGAACAATAACGATGACAATGTATTCGGTGGTAATGATAAAGATTCTTGTACAAGGGATTGTGGTTTAGAACTTGTGGATTTGGAGAGTCTAGCTTCGTGTAGTTTCGACAAACGATTCAGTGGTAACAGTAGAGATTCTTGTATAAGGGATTGCGGTTTGGAGCTTGTGGATTTGGAAAGTCTAGCTTCGTGTAGTTTCGATCAACGATCACAATTTCAAAGCACTTCAACAAACGAAGGGCATAGTAATATCGTAAATGCGCATAAACCGTTAAGTTTGgcagaaaataataacaagagTACGTGCGAAAATCTAAGTAAATTCAACCAAGCTGGTACTTCGTATTCGCCTGCATTTAAAATTGTGCCAAAACCTCGCAACGCTTTGGCAGAGTTGGCGCATTGCAACGATAGTACAAGAAAACCATGTAAACTGccaattttagaaaatattcatggAACTGCCAGTGCTCAACAAAtcgaattcgaagaaaatgcTGTATCACTTTTGGAACCATCTTCTACTAAACAAGTTCGTTTAGAAGAAGCTCAAGGGATAGAAATAGAACCGCATCGCTCTTCTAATAGCAGCGATGGAAGTAATTCTGACACGGAATCACAACAGGCGGTTCTAGGTCGTAATGGGACCAAAAAG AGGCCATGCGACACGAATGGTGTTGTAACGAAAGAAGGTGTGGAATATTATCAATTGTGGCGGAGCACGGGGGGCTTTTCGTCTCCTGAACGTTTATACGAAACTTTATATCCAAGTCCTCCGCCGCTTCCACCACGGACAATGCACAAACTTTTACACAGAAGTAATGCTGGTCCGCCAGAATTACCCAAAAGACATCTGCAAAAATACCCTGCACCTTTGCACCCCGAAGATTGTTTTGGATTTGAAATTGTCGATGTTGACGAAGCTTCTAATTCAAAG tCGCGGACAGCTGTTACAAAAACTATAGCGTTATTGAGTTCACCAAGAGCACATAGACCCCTGGAAAGACCAGAAACTGGGTTAACGAATCAGTTAGAATGTCCACCAACGCCTACGCATCGGCCAAAACCATTGCGTCCATTACCGATGTGCCAAACGTCAAATGTACCGTTGTCATCCGAGGAGCCCCTGCCCCCGT CATGGGAAGCAAGGATCGATAGCCATGGCCGAGTATTCTACATAGATCATGTTAATCGTACTACAACTTGGCAAAGGCCCACTTTAACAACGCGAAACACCGGCTGTGACCTACGAAGACAGCAATTGGATAGACGATATCAAAGCGTGCGTCGAACTATTTCTCGACCAGACAATATCGATCGTGAACCGAGTAGCTCGCAACACGCGAACGGGAATAACTTTGAGAATGCTGAGCGATCGAGTGCTGAACGAACCGAAAGAAACGAGCCCGAACCATTCGACATTAATACGAGTCCTccggtattatttttaacaagaCCAGACTTTTTCACGGAATTACACACTAACGTGGAGGCGATGGAGGTGTATAATCGTAATCCCAGTCTAAAGCACATGATTAATAGAGTTAGGAGAGACACAGCAGTTTTTCCGAGATACGAACACAATAAGGATTTGGTTGCATTGATCAATTTCTTTGCCGATCCAGCCAAGGAGCTTCCAAGGGGTTACGAATCGAAGCTTGATAGAACGGGCAAA AGATTCTTTATCTGTCACGCTAGAAAAGCCACGTCTTACATTGACCCACGGTTGCCTACCGAACCAGCACATGCACGAACGTTATTAGACGAAGCGCCCGTGCCACCCCCCAGACCGCAACAATCAGCCATTACAACCACGCCTGATATACCAGTTGCCTATAACGATAAAGTTGTTGCCTTTTTGCGCCAGCCAAATATAATGGATATCTTGAAGGAAAGACATTCGGCGCTAGGTCAAAATATTGCGCTCCGAGAAAAAGTTAATACCATTCGAATCGAAGGCAGTACTGCTTTGCAACGATTGGGACACGATGTACCCCTAGCTCTATTGTTAAG CTTATTTGAACAAGAGATTATGTCATACGTACCTGGAAACGTGGGCAGGTCACCGCTGGGTAGTCCACACGCGTCGCCTGGCTTAACGAGAGCTTCTGCTAGAGCTCCAGCTCCGTACAGAAGAGATTTCGAAGCTAAACTCAGAACGTTTTACAGAAAGCTAGAAAGCAAAGGGTACGGACAGGGTCcaggaaaattaaa ATTACATATTAGAAGAGAACATCTTTTGGAAGACGCTTTTACTCGCATTATGGCTGCTTCGAAGAAAGATTTGCAGAAAGGCAAATTGGTAGTTATGTTTGACCACGAAGAAGGATTAGATTACGGGGGACCCTCTcgggaatttttctttcatctgtCGCGCGAGCTTTTCAACCCTTACTACGGATTGTTCGAGTATTCTGCTAACGATACTTACACCGTACAAGTGTCACCGATGTCAGCTTTCGTAGACAATTATCATGATTGGTTCCGATTCTCTGGCAGAGTTTTGGGTTTAGCCTTGGTTCATCAATACCTACTCGATGCTTTTTTCACGAGGCCATTTTATAAAGCTCTTTTAAGAATACCAGCAAGCCTAAGCGATTTGGAAAGTTTGGATCAAGAATTTCATCAAAGTTTAATGTGGATCAAGGAGAAAGACATAAGTATAGAGCCGTTAGAATTGACTTTCTCCGTTACGGAAGAACTGCTAGGTCGAGTGGCTGAACGCGAATTAAAACCTGGCGGTAGAAATATCGCTGTTAccgagaaaaataagaaagaatatctCGAAAGAGTAGTGCGTTGGCGACTTGAGCGTGGAGTGGCAGAACAGACGGAATCTTTGGTCCGTGGATTTTACGAAGTTGTCGATCCACGATTGGTATCGGTTTTCGATGCACGAGAATTAGAGCTGGTAATAGCTGGAGCAGCTGAGATCGATCTCAACGATTGGAGGACACACACGGAATACAGGAGTGGTTATCACGACGCACATCCGGTAGTCGAATGGTTCTGGAGCAGTATAAGTCGATTTACCAATGAACAGAGGTTGAGGCTATTACAATTTGTTACTGGAACGTCAAGCATTCCATACGAAGGCTTCGCAGCTTTACGTGGTTCTACAGGACCACGAAAATTTTGCATCGAAAAATGGGGAAGACCAAATAGTTTGCCCAG AGCACACACATGCTTTAATCGTCTGGATCTTCCGCCGTATCCTACGCCTGAAATTTTGTACGAAAAGCTTTTATTGGCCGTAGAAGAAACAAATACCTTCggaatagaataa